From Gimesia panareensis, the proteins below share one genomic window:
- a CDS encoding DNA translocase FtsK: protein MIDVQRFKTDLIALGLLAATVFLGLSLFSYDPADPPAQLVYPVREAAQNLCGATGAHIAHLLRSSFGLGAWGVFLALVVVDMRMFSRQKTSGVLVELLGLALILVSLCVVSQIMLGNNNATPLIGSGGYIGALGYSLLNSKFSIAGSLILLVSMFAAGLLLTADTLPVRILFACLAFPFKAFSREPSDVDEDEETVAEEEDEYEEEEEVVAEDEEEYEEEEAPAPKAKKLKKRKPIKVNPPAGLRLARQAQPIEQKKNSSYELPSVDLLEEAENFPFELLARKAEEAAEVLENTFADFGLDIQVSEIDTGPVLTLFELDLKPGLRVAKVTALANDLAVALRVPSVRVVPSIPGKNTVGVEVPNDKQVMVRLRELIESCSNDVDKHRIPLFMGKDVSGHPLTADLAKLPHLLIAGRTGTGKSVCLNTLILSLLMTRTPNEVKMLMIDPKMVELSGYKRIPHLMHPVITDMKKAEAVLAWAVDKMEERYDLLARCGSRNIESFNKLGKEKVLELAGIDPDSEEARSMPEKMPSIVIVADEIADMMMTSGKDVEAHIIRLAQKSRAVGIHLVLATQKPTVDVITGLIKSNLPARVSFQVASRGDSRVVLDENGADALLGNGDMLYLAPGTSKLTRAQGAYVSDEEIERVIDFFSDMEPEYSPELAQITASNAKKNGGGDSDRKEDSLYNEAVEVVIREGRGSVSLLQRALGVGYGRGARLIDYMAEDGIVGEYNGSQAREVLYTIDEWEAMKASNFEDDYGEEEYEEELV, encoded by the coding sequence ATGATCGACGTTCAACGGTTCAAAACAGATCTTATCGCGCTGGGGTTGCTGGCGGCGACAGTCTTTCTCGGACTGAGCCTGTTCAGTTACGATCCTGCAGATCCCCCTGCGCAACTGGTCTACCCTGTCCGTGAAGCCGCGCAAAACCTGTGTGGTGCTACCGGAGCACATATCGCCCATCTGCTCCGTTCCAGCTTCGGTCTCGGTGCCTGGGGAGTCTTTCTGGCTCTGGTCGTCGTTGATATGCGGATGTTTTCCCGCCAGAAGACCTCAGGCGTCCTGGTGGAACTGCTCGGGCTGGCACTCATCCTCGTTTCGCTTTGCGTCGTCAGCCAGATCATGCTGGGAAACAATAATGCCACTCCATTAATCGGCAGTGGTGGTTATATTGGCGCGCTGGGTTATTCGCTGCTCAATTCCAAATTCTCAATCGCCGGTTCATTGATCCTGCTCGTTTCCATGTTTGCAGCCGGTCTGCTGCTCACTGCCGACACGCTTCCCGTGCGGATCCTGTTTGCCTGCCTCGCATTTCCGTTCAAAGCCTTCAGCCGCGAACCATCCGATGTGGATGAAGATGAAGAAACGGTAGCTGAGGAAGAGGATGAATACGAAGAGGAAGAAGAAGTCGTCGCCGAAGACGAAGAAGAGTACGAAGAGGAAGAAGCGCCGGCTCCCAAAGCCAAAAAGCTTAAAAAACGCAAGCCGATCAAAGTCAATCCGCCAGCCGGTCTGCGACTGGCCCGGCAGGCTCAACCAATCGAGCAAAAAAAAAACAGCTCGTATGAACTCCCCAGTGTAGACCTGCTGGAAGAGGCGGAAAACTTTCCCTTTGAGCTGCTGGCCAGAAAAGCAGAAGAAGCCGCCGAGGTTCTGGAAAACACATTTGCTGACTTTGGTCTGGATATTCAAGTCTCTGAAATTGACACCGGGCCGGTCCTGACGCTGTTCGAACTGGACCTGAAGCCCGGTCTGCGCGTGGCGAAAGTCACCGCACTGGCCAACGATCTGGCAGTGGCCCTGCGTGTGCCTTCCGTGCGTGTCGTGCCTTCCATCCCGGGGAAAAATACTGTCGGTGTGGAAGTTCCCAACGACAAACAGGTGATGGTCCGCCTGCGGGAACTGATTGAATCCTGTTCGAATGATGTCGACAAACACCGCATTCCGCTCTTTATGGGGAAAGATGTCAGTGGTCATCCTTTGACTGCAGACCTGGCCAAGCTGCCTCACCTGTTGATTGCGGGTCGAACCGGTACCGGTAAGAGTGTCTGTCTCAACACGTTGATTCTCTCACTGCTGATGACGCGGACTCCCAACGAAGTCAAAATGCTGATGATCGACCCCAAGATGGTAGAACTGAGCGGCTACAAACGCATTCCGCATCTGATGCACCCGGTCATTACCGACATGAAAAAAGCGGAAGCCGTTCTGGCCTGGGCCGTCGACAAAATGGAAGAGCGTTATGACCTGCTCGCCCGTTGCGGCTCCCGGAACATCGAAAGTTTCAACAAACTCGGCAAGGAAAAAGTGCTCGAACTGGCAGGCATCGATCCCGATTCGGAAGAAGCGCGATCGATGCCGGAAAAAATGCCGTCCATTGTCATTGTGGCTGACGAAATTGCCGACATGATGATGACCTCCGGCAAAGATGTGGAAGCCCATATCATCCGTCTGGCTCAGAAATCGCGAGCAGTTGGAATTCACCTGGTTCTGGCGACTCAGAAACCTACGGTCGACGTCATTACCGGCTTGATCAAATCCAACCTGCCTGCCCGCGTTTCGTTCCAGGTTGCCAGCCGTGGAGACAGTCGCGTGGTGCTGGATGAAAATGGAGCCGATGCCCTGCTCGGAAACGGGGACATGCTCTATCTGGCTCCGGGAACCAGTAAACTGACCCGTGCCCAGGGAGCTTATGTCAGTGATGAAGAAATCGAACGCGTGATCGACTTCTTCAGTGATATGGAACCGGAATACAGCCCCGAACTGGCCCAGATTACCGCCTCCAACGCCAAAAAGAACGGCGGCGGCGATTCGGATCGCAAAGAAGACAGCCTCTACAACGAAGCTGTGGAAGTCGTCATTCGCGAAGGTCGCGGCTCGGTTTCCCTGTTACAGCGGGCTCTGGGAGTTGGCTATGGTCGGGGTGCCCGGCTGATCGACTACATGGCGGAAGATGGAATTGTTGGCGAATACAACGGCTCACAGGCTCGTGAAGTCCTGTACACAATCGATGAGTGGGAAGCCATGAAAGCCAGCAATTTCGAAGACGATTATGGCGAGGAAGAATACGAGGAAGAACTCGTTTGA